A portion of the Anoxybacillus gonensis genome contains these proteins:
- a CDS encoding GntR family transcriptional regulator: MFDLDLRSRKPIYEQLIEKMKEMIIHDVLKPNEQLPSVRLLAKQLTINPNTIQKAYRELEREGYIYSIPGKGSFVANKKEAIYDEKVKQLEESIFKLCQEAFYIGVKKEHIFSIVERAQSTMRGGEELDSN, from the coding sequence GTGTTTGATCTTGATTTACGAAGCCGAAAACCAATTTATGAACAGCTTATAGAAAAAATGAAAGAAATGATCATTCATGATGTGTTAAAACCAAATGAGCAACTACCGTCTGTTCGCTTGCTAGCAAAACAATTAACGATTAATCCAAATACGATTCAAAAAGCATATCGAGAATTAGAAAGAGAAGGGTACATTTACTCTATTCCCGGGAAAGGGAGTTTTGTTGCTAATAAAAAAGAGGCGATTTACGATGAAAAAGTAAAACAGCTAGAAGAAAGCATATTCAAACTATGTCAAGAAGCATTTTATATCGGGGTAAAAAAAGAACATATTTTTTCGATTGTGGAACGTGCACAAAGCACGATGCGAGGAGGAGAGGAACTTGATTCAAATTAA
- the rarD gene encoding EamA family transporter RarD, giving the protein MENRTIGVIYALSAYVLWGILPLYWKLLQHIGAEEILSYRIVTSFLFMIALLLIQKSWSTFLHTCQWLWREKKRAAAFVTAAVLISMNWFIYIWAVNHDHMVEASLGYYMNPLLNVLLGVIVLKERLYKWQVVSFILAAFGVVLMTIEYGKFPWIALSLACSFALYSLVKKVIKVDATIGLTVETMLVTPFALAWIVHSFSEWSGPSFSLMTMLLLVGAGPATALPLLYFSKGAQHISLTLLGFLQYISPTLSLLLGVFLFHEPFTNAHMYAFSCIWTALLLFSLSSTWEKRKEKSLNM; this is encoded by the coding sequence ATGGAAAATAGAACAATTGGAGTTATTTACGCCCTATCTGCTTACGTACTATGGGGAATATTACCTTTATATTGGAAATTACTTCAACATATCGGGGCAGAAGAGATTTTATCTTATCGAATTGTCACTTCTTTTTTATTTATGATTGCGTTGTTGCTTATTCAAAAAAGTTGGTCTACGTTTTTGCATACGTGTCAATGGTTGTGGAGAGAAAAAAAGCGAGCAGCCGCTTTCGTTACGGCTGCGGTGCTTATTAGTATGAATTGGTTTATTTACATATGGGCTGTTAATCACGATCATATGGTTGAAGCAAGTCTAGGCTATTATATGAATCCGCTATTAAATGTTTTATTAGGTGTGATTGTGTTAAAAGAGCGTCTGTACAAATGGCAAGTTGTCTCGTTTATTTTAGCTGCTTTTGGTGTTGTGCTCATGACGATTGAATACGGTAAATTTCCATGGATCGCGCTGTCGCTTGCTTGCAGCTTCGCGTTGTATAGTCTTGTGAAAAAAGTGATTAAAGTTGATGCAACAATCGGTTTAACAGTAGAGACGATGCTTGTTACTCCTTTTGCACTAGCATGGATTGTTCATTCGTTTAGCGAATGGTCAGGACCTTCTTTTTCATTGATGACGATGTTGTTGCTTGTTGGTGCTGGACCAGCGACTGCCTTGCCTCTCTTATATTTTTCGAAAGGGGCACAGCATATATCATTAACTCTTTTAGGTTTTTTACAATACATCTCTCCAACATTAAGTTTGTTGCTCGGTGTGTTTTTGTTTCACGAGCCGTTTACAAATGCACACATGTATGCATTTAGTTGTATTTGGACGGCTTTGCTTTTATTTTCACTTTCTAGTACATGGGAGAAGCGAAAAGAAAAATCGTTGAACATGTAG
- a CDS encoding two-component system sensor histidine kinase NtrB translates to MESHEQLKQKINELEEEIRLYKRFVEHISFPFSYVDYELGKIIKKERNIPSPTVETIEKEKNKTSILQWNIDLQKDYPFEQVEQFLSPIFDLVSHHIVFVDAEGKITLCNLQAANDVGVNRDEMIGKHIRELLNIPDEQIMTLKTLRTKQPLYNCEVLDRYYGIINTRILYNEDGSIKRVISMFQSLNQIKEAEKLAIAGRIAAGIAHEIRNPLTTVRGYLQFLKEQLPEHIVTLIDQLLIPELDRANDIITDFLNVAKPSEVKAEWIGINEFIRHDLDLLLRSEALLHNVELSYHLDEKLQQYVVNIDKNQLLQVFINLFRNAIEAKTEKSLRVDIETKLHNNLVQIYVRDNGPGIPSTIIHHVFDPFFSTKPTGTGLGLSLSRKIIELHKGAMRVQSEFGNGSCFIIELPAYLKK, encoded by the coding sequence ATGGAAAGTCATGAACAACTAAAGCAAAAAATAAATGAGCTTGAAGAAGAAATACGCTTATATAAACGCTTTGTGGAACACATTTCTTTTCCGTTTTCATACGTTGATTACGAACTTGGAAAAATAATAAAAAAAGAAAGAAATATTCCTTCCCCAACGGTTGAAACAATAGAGAAGGAAAAAAACAAAACATCTATTTTGCAATGGAATATTGATTTGCAAAAAGACTATCCATTTGAACAAGTGGAACAATTTTTATCACCTATTTTTGATCTTGTTTCTCACCATATCGTTTTCGTGGATGCTGAAGGAAAAATTACATTATGTAATTTACAGGCAGCAAACGATGTCGGGGTAAATCGCGATGAAATGATCGGTAAACATATTCGCGAATTGTTAAACATTCCTGATGAACAAATTATGACATTAAAAACGTTGCGGACAAAGCAACCTCTTTACAATTGTGAAGTGCTCGATCGATATTATGGCATCATTAATACGCGCATTTTATATAACGAAGATGGGTCAATTAAACGCGTGATTAGTATGTTTCAATCACTGAATCAAATAAAAGAAGCAGAAAAACTGGCGATCGCCGGCCGGATTGCTGCAGGGATTGCCCATGAAATTCGAAATCCTTTAACGACAGTACGAGGATATTTACAGTTTTTAAAAGAACAGTTGCCCGAACATATCGTTACTCTCATTGATCAACTTCTCATCCCAGAACTTGATCGAGCAAATGATATTATTACAGATTTTTTAAACGTTGCAAAACCAAGTGAAGTAAAAGCAGAATGGATTGGAATAAACGAATTTATTCGACATGATTTAGATCTTTTGTTACGAAGTGAAGCGCTTCTTCATAACGTAGAGCTTTCGTATCATTTAGATGAAAAACTACAACAATACGTTGTTAACATTGACAAAAATCAACTATTGCAAGTGTTTATTAACTTATTTCGCAATGCGATTGAAGCAAAAACGGAAAAATCGTTACGGGTAGACATTGAAACGAAATTGCACAATAATCTCGTTCAAATTTATGTACGCGATAATGGGCCTGGCATCCCTTCTACCATTATTCATCACGTTTTCGATCCGTTTTTTTCGACAAAGCCGACGGGAACAGGTCTTGGTTTATCTTTGTCACGAAAAATTATTGAGTTGCATAAAGGCGCGATGCGTGTTCAAAGCGAATTCGGGAATGGTTCATGTTTTATAATTGAATTACCCGCTTATTTAAAAAAATGA
- a CDS encoding YuzF family protein, which produces MTPQFMSFIDPYVYQTLQTIRGKEVIIETVRGNVQGIIQDVKPDHIVLKSNDTLFFVRIQQIVWIMPK; this is translated from the coding sequence ATGACACCTCAGTTTATGTCTTTCATCGATCCTTATGTTTATCAAACCTTGCAAACGATTAGAGGAAAAGAAGTCATCATTGAAACGGTGCGCGGAAATGTGCAAGGCATTATTCAAGATGTGAAGCCTGATCATATTGTATTAAAAAGTAACGACACCCTCTTTTTTGTCCGCATTCAGCAAATCGTTTGGATTATGCCGAAATAA
- a CDS encoding manganese catalase family protein, which translates to MFTRINKLQIELPKSTYADANAAAAVQELLGGKFGEMSTLNNYLFQSFNFREKKKLKPFYDLVASITAEELGHVELVTTAINLCLTGTTHEGAPDITPMQNGVDQRNTYHFIATAQTALPGDSMGKSWSGDYVFNSGNLVLDLLHNFFLECGARTHKMRVYEMTDHPVAREMIGYLLVRGGVHVIAYAKALQIVTGVDVTKMLPIPNLSNDKFDAAKKYEAQGWHRRLYTFSEHDFQDVKQIWKGTHPLDGGQLEVIQGTPAGAPIPDLEAVEETFAPGISYEDFLEIAKRLQKSAGL; encoded by the coding sequence ATGTTTACAAGAATAAACAAGCTTCAAATTGAGTTGCCAAAATCTACGTATGCAGACGCTAATGCAGCAGCGGCCGTTCAAGAGTTACTCGGTGGAAAATTTGGAGAAATGTCAACGTTAAACAATTACTTGTTTCAGTCATTCAATTTTCGGGAAAAGAAAAAATTGAAGCCTTTTTACGATTTAGTTGCAAGTATTACCGCAGAAGAATTAGGTCATGTCGAGCTCGTTACAACAGCTATAAACTTATGCTTAACAGGAACCACACATGAAGGCGCTCCTGATATTACACCCATGCAAAACGGGGTAGATCAACGAAATACGTATCATTTTATTGCAACGGCACAAACAGCATTGCCTGGAGATTCGATGGGAAAATCGTGGTCAGGTGACTACGTGTTCAATAGTGGAAATTTAGTGTTAGATTTATTGCACAATTTCTTTTTAGAGTGTGGAGCACGTACACATAAAATGAGAGTATATGAGATGACCGATCATCCAGTCGCACGAGAAATGATCGGCTATTTACTTGTCCGAGGAGGTGTGCACGTCATCGCTTATGCCAAAGCACTTCAAATTGTTACAGGGGTGGATGTCACAAAAATGTTGCCGATTCCGAATTTAAGTAACGATAAATTTGATGCGGCAAAAAAGTACGAGGCGCAAGGGTGGCATAGAAGACTATATACGTTTAGCGAACATGATTTTCAAGATGTTAAACAAATTTGGAAAGGAACACATCCGCTTGATGGAGGACAACTCGAGGTCATTCAAGGGACGCCAGCAGGTGCACCGATTCCAGATTTAGAAGCAGTGGAGGAAACATTTGCCCCCGGCATTTCATACGAGGACTTTCTTGAAATTGCTAAGCGCCTTCAAAAATCAGCCGGTTTGTAA
- a CDS encoding YjcZ family sporulation protein, producing MYGYGYGYGSGYPGYGKTFVLIVVLFILLIIVGAAWC from the coding sequence ATGTACGGATATGGCTATGGATACGGATCCGGTTATCCAGGATACGGAAAAACATTTGTGCTCATCGTCGTATTATTTATTTTGTTAATTATCGTCGGTGCGGCTTGGTGCTAA
- a CDS encoding YjcZ family sporulation protein, producing MSGGHHHGSGFALIVVLFILLIIVGSAYIGGWGY from the coding sequence ATGAGTGGAGGACATCATCATGGTAGTGGCTTTGCGTTAATTGTTGTATTGTTTATTTTGCTAATTATTGTTGGCAGTGCTTATATTGGTGGCTGGGGTTATTAA
- a CDS encoding alanine/glycine:cation symporter family protein, with product MQLLQTVVSFLNNILWSYVLIALLIVVGLYFTFRTKFVQFRYFGEMFRVITEAPEKTGAISSLQAFFMSTASRVGTGNLAGVALAISVGGPGAVFWMWLIALIGGASSFVESTLAQIYKVKDGNGYRGGPAYYIEQGLKKRWLGILFAILITFSFGLVFNSVQANTITFAFEHAFQMDRTVIGIVLTILTAFIIFGGVHRVAKASSIIVPVMASLYLLIAFYVVLTNMTELPAVFSLIFKNAFGIEQAVGGGFGAAIMMGIKRGLFSNEAGMGSAPNAAATAEVSHPVKQGLIQTLGVFVDTLVVCSATAFMILLSGDYMKEGLDGITLTQTALSTHIGEWAKGFVAVSVFLFAYSSIIGNYYYGETNIEFIRSSKASLLVYRLAVLAMVIWGSVSSIQIVWDLADLFMAFMVIVNLVSIFLLGRVAFAALQDYITQRKQGKNPVFYARNIGVDHQVQCWKEKQTEWKKEA from the coding sequence ATGCAATTATTACAAACGGTCGTATCATTTTTAAACAACATATTATGGTCGTATGTTCTTATCGCTCTTTTAATTGTCGTCGGATTGTATTTTACATTCCGTACAAAATTTGTTCAATTTCGTTATTTTGGTGAAATGTTTCGAGTCATTACAGAGGCACCAGAAAAAACAGGTGCGATTTCGTCGCTCCAAGCGTTTTTTATGAGCACAGCATCTCGTGTCGGAACAGGTAACTTAGCAGGTGTTGCGTTAGCGATTTCCGTTGGCGGACCTGGTGCGGTATTTTGGATGTGGCTGATCGCTTTAATTGGTGGGGCATCAAGTTTTGTGGAAAGCACACTTGCCCAAATTTATAAAGTGAAAGATGGAAACGGTTATCGTGGCGGTCCGGCATATTATATTGAGCAAGGATTGAAAAAACGTTGGCTCGGTATACTGTTTGCTATTTTAATTACGTTCTCATTCGGTCTTGTATTTAACTCTGTTCAAGCGAATACGATTACATTTGCATTTGAGCATGCGTTCCAAATGGACCGTACAGTGATCGGTATTGTACTTACTATTTTAACTGCCTTTATCATTTTTGGTGGTGTGCATCGTGTAGCGAAGGCATCATCTATTATCGTTCCAGTGATGGCGAGTTTGTATTTATTGATTGCGTTTTATGTTGTTTTAACGAACATGACGGAGTTGCCAGCAGTATTTTCTTTAATTTTTAAAAATGCATTTGGTATTGAACAAGCAGTTGGTGGAGGATTTGGCGCGGCCATCATGATGGGAATTAAGCGCGGATTATTCTCGAATGAAGCTGGAATGGGTAGTGCCCCGAACGCGGCAGCGACAGCAGAAGTTTCCCATCCAGTAAAACAAGGTCTCATTCAAACATTAGGTGTATTTGTTGATACGTTAGTTGTTTGTAGTGCGACAGCATTTATGATTTTACTATCAGGCGATTATATGAAAGAAGGGCTTGATGGAATTACTTTAACACAAACGGCATTGAGCACGCATATTGGTGAATGGGCAAAAGGATTTGTTGCAGTCAGTGTATTTTTATTTGCATATAGTTCAATTATCGGAAACTATTATTACGGCGAAACAAATATTGAATTTATTCGTTCAAGCAAAGCATCATTGCTCGTATATCGACTTGCGGTATTAGCGATGGTCATTTGGGGCTCTGTATCGAGCATCCAAATTGTTTGGGACTTAGCGGATTTATTTATGGCGTTTATGGTTATCGTGAACTTAGTTTCGATTTTCTTACTTGGTCGCGTCGCTTTCGCGGCATTACAAGACTATATTACGCAACGAAAACAAGGAAAAAATCCGGTATTTTATGCACGGAATATTGGTGTAGATCATCAAGTGCAATGTTGGAAAGAAAAACAAACAGAATGGAAAAAAGAGGCGTAA
- a CDS encoding DUF6501 family protein, with translation MIHLNWHERPTIKTVVCNHTNAEKYIVHNVLTPGKEYEVKNETDDFYFIIDNCGKVGGYYKHYFTEKAV, from the coding sequence ATGATTCATTTAAACTGGCATGAAAGACCAACGATAAAAACGGTTGTGTGCAACCATACAAATGCTGAAAAATACATCGTACATAACGTATTAACACCCGGAAAAGAGTATGAAGTGAAAAATGAAACGGATGATTTTTATTTTATTATTGATAACTGTGGGAAAGTTGGAGGATATTATAAGCATTATTTTACAGAAAAAGCGGTGTAA
- a CDS encoding MATE family efflux transporter, giving the protein MKETYTVKEKIKQFLHILFPIFLTQISLYMMNFFDVTMTGKYSAVDLAGVAIGSNIWIATFTGIGGILTGLTPIVAQAFGAKDHERISRTVEQAIYLAIVFAFFVFTLIYFFVPILLENMPIEHNVQIVAYQYLQALCIGIVPIFIYHVLRSFIDALGRTNVTMMLTLCSLPLNILLNDIFIFGRWGIPAFGGVGAGYATSITYWCLLLCAFLLVRFRKPFATYNILKKLHPISFSIWKQLFFIGTPIGLAIFFETSIFSAVTLLMSQFGTATIAAHQAALNFGSLLYMIPLSVSLTLTIIVGFEVGAKRFEHAKRYCIIGISSAVMMAIVASIVLLLFREAIASLYTNDALVLQWTKRFLLYVLFFQFSDAVAAPIQGALRGYKDVRFPFFIALVSYWLIGLPVGYVFTHYTTAGPFGYWLGLIAGLASGAILLFIRLIQKWKHV; this is encoded by the coding sequence ATGAAAGAAACATATACGGTAAAAGAAAAAATAAAGCAGTTTTTACATATATTATTTCCTATTTTTCTTACACAAATCAGTTTATATATGATGAACTTTTTTGATGTGACGATGACAGGCAAATATAGCGCAGTTGATTTAGCTGGTGTAGCGATTGGCTCAAACATTTGGATCGCTACATTTACAGGAATCGGAGGTATATTAACCGGTCTAACCCCTATTGTTGCTCAAGCTTTCGGGGCGAAAGACCACGAGCGTATTTCTCGAACCGTTGAACAAGCAATATACTTAGCGATCGTCTTTGCTTTCTTTGTGTTTACGCTCATTTATTTTTTCGTTCCTATTTTATTGGAAAACATGCCGATCGAACATAATGTTCAAATCGTTGCTTATCAATATTTACAAGCATTATGTATTGGTATCGTCCCGATTTTTATTTATCATGTTCTTCGTTCATTTATCGATGCACTTGGTCGAACGAATGTAACAATGATGTTAACGCTATGCTCGTTGCCATTAAACATTTTATTGAATGATATATTTATTTTCGGACGATGGGGTATACCTGCATTCGGTGGAGTAGGAGCAGGATACGCTACAAGCATAACGTATTGGTGCTTATTGCTATGTGCATTTTTACTCGTTCGCTTTCGTAAACCTTTCGCAACATACAATATACTAAAAAAGCTTCATCCGATATCATTTTCTATTTGGAAACAATTATTTTTCATCGGTACACCGATTGGATTAGCTATCTTTTTCGAAACGAGCATTTTCTCGGCTGTTACCTTGTTGATGAGTCAATTTGGAACAGCCACGATTGCAGCTCATCAAGCAGCGCTCAACTTCGGTTCCCTTTTATATATGATTCCATTAAGCGTTTCCCTTACTTTAACCATTATTGTTGGTTTTGAAGTAGGAGCGAAGCGGTTCGAGCACGCGAAGCGTTACTGTATCATCGGTATTTCTTCTGCTGTGATGATGGCTATTGTTGCCTCTATCGTCCTATTGCTGTTTCGAGAAGCGATTGCTTCCCTATATACGAATGATGCACTTGTTTTACAATGGACGAAACGTTTTTTGTTGTACGTTTTATTTTTCCAATTTTCTGATGCCGTTGCAGCCCCTATTCAAGGGGCATTACGCGGATATAAAGACGTTCGCTTCCCATTTTTTATTGCACTCGTATCGTATTGGTTAATTGGTTTACCGGTTGGATACGTATTCACTCATTATACAACCGCTGGGCCGTTTGGGTATTGGCTCGGTCTTATTGCCGGTTTAGCTTCCGGCGCCATATTATTATTCATACGATTAATCCAAAAATGGAAACATGTATAA
- a CDS encoding ABC transporter ATP-binding protein codes for MIQINHVSKRFGELEAIKDVTFSVPKGLIYGLLGSNGAGKTTLMKMIAGIYKQDKGTITIDGEPIFENIKQKERIIFLPDALYFFPHTTIRQMADFYRHIYPKWSEERFRNMQELFPIDVNKKIHRMSKGMQRQVAFWLAFSTMPDVLILDEPLDGLDAVMRQKVKNVLFQDVAEREMTVVISSHNLFEVEDLCDRIGMLHHGSFIIEKELDNLKTNIHKVQVAFHGQAPSSFFQHMDVIYQEQRGSVLLCIVRGREEEIIAHIQKHEPILFDLLPLTLEEIFIYEMGEQGYAIENILV; via the coding sequence TTGATTCAAATTAATCATGTAAGCAAGCGATTTGGAGAATTAGAGGCGATTAAAGATGTGACATTTTCCGTCCCAAAAGGGTTGATTTATGGATTACTTGGATCAAATGGTGCTGGAAAAACAACACTGATGAAAATGATTGCAGGTATTTATAAACAAGACAAAGGAACGATTACTATTGATGGTGAGCCGATTTTCGAAAACATCAAGCAAAAAGAACGAATCATTTTTTTACCTGATGCACTCTATTTCTTCCCACATACAACAATTCGACAAATGGCTGACTTTTATCGTCATATATATCCAAAATGGAGCGAAGAACGTTTCCGCAACATGCAAGAACTATTCCCAATTGACGTAAACAAGAAAATTCATCGGATGTCAAAAGGAATGCAGCGACAAGTTGCATTTTGGTTAGCATTTTCCACTATGCCTGATGTGCTTATTTTAGACGAACCACTTGATGGACTAGATGCTGTCATGAGACAAAAAGTGAAAAACGTTTTATTTCAGGACGTAGCGGAAAGGGAAATGACCGTTGTTATTTCCTCGCACAACTTATTTGAAGTAGAAGATTTATGTGACCGTATTGGCATGTTACACCACGGTTCGTTCATCATTGAAAAAGAGCTAGATAATTTAAAAACCAATATTCATAAAGTCCAAGTGGCATTTCATGGGCAAGCTCCTTCTTCTTTTTTTCAACACATGGATGTTATTTATCAAGAACAGCGTGGTAGCGTTTTACTTTGTATTGTTCGTGGAAGAGAGGAAGAGATCATTGCACATATTCAAAAGCATGAACCAATTTTGTTTGATTTATTACCATTAACGTTAGAAGAAATATTTATTTATGAAATGGGGGAACAAGGATATGCCATTGAAAACATTCTTGTTTAA
- the ilvA gene encoding threonine ammonia-lyase, whose protein sequence is MITLQHIQEAQQRMKAVVHKTPLEFSQTFSRLSNNRVYMKLENLQKTGSFKVRGSYNKIMLLSDEEKSRGVIAASAGNHAQGVAYSSRMIGIPCTIVMPKGAPLSKIQATQSYGANVILYGDVFDESLEYARNLQQKTGATFVHPFDDPAVIAGQGTIGLELFEQLDDIDAVICPVGGGGLLAGIAIAMKQKNPAIRVYGVESAACASTTAAKQHNQPIVITPSNTIADGIAVKRIGDLTFSYIQKYVDDIVCVEETDISRTMLYLLERNKLLVEGSAACSLAALLYKKIPLEGKNVVAILSGGNVDVTLISRIIERGLVESGRFVTFSTVISDKPGQLNKLLRIIADLEANVMSIDHQRMGTNVLPGQAEIRFSLETKNSEHIDQIQRVLIESGYMIRRLD, encoded by the coding sequence TTGATTACGCTACAACATATTCAAGAAGCTCAACAACGAATGAAAGCGGTCGTTCATAAAACCCCCCTTGAATTTTCACAAACATTTAGTCGTTTATCGAATAATCGTGTATACATGAAGTTAGAAAATTTACAGAAAACAGGTTCATTTAAAGTACGCGGATCTTACAACAAAATTATGTTGTTAAGTGATGAAGAAAAAAGCCGGGGAGTTATCGCTGCTTCAGCCGGTAATCATGCACAAGGGGTAGCTTATTCAAGTAGAATGATCGGTATTCCATGCACAATTGTCATGCCTAAAGGGGCACCATTAAGTAAAATTCAAGCGACACAAAGTTACGGCGCAAATGTGATTTTATATGGAGATGTGTTTGATGAGTCGTTAGAATACGCCAGAAACCTCCAACAAAAAACAGGAGCGACGTTTGTTCATCCTTTTGACGATCCAGCTGTCATTGCTGGACAAGGAACAATCGGGCTAGAATTATTTGAACAACTAGACGATATTGACGCAGTGATTTGTCCGGTTGGAGGTGGGGGGTTGCTAGCTGGTATAGCGATTGCGATGAAACAAAAAAATCCCGCTATTCGTGTATACGGTGTAGAATCTGCTGCTTGCGCGAGCACAACAGCAGCTAAACAACATAATCAACCGATTGTCATTACGCCATCCAATACGATTGCGGACGGCATTGCTGTGAAACGAATTGGAGATTTAACTTTTTCATACATACAAAAATATGTTGATGATATTGTTTGCGTAGAAGAAACAGATATTTCACGGACGATGTTATATTTGCTCGAGAGAAATAAATTGCTTGTTGAAGGGTCTGCGGCTTGCTCACTAGCAGCTTTATTGTATAAAAAAATCCCGCTTGAAGGAAAAAATGTTGTAGCCATTTTAAGTGGCGGAAATGTCGATGTCACACTCATTTCACGAATTATTGAACGAGGGCTCGTTGAATCAGGACGATTCGTCACATTTTCGACAGTCATTTCTGACAAACCAGGACAGTTAAATAAATTGTTGCGAATTATTGCAGATTTAGAAGCGAACGTCATGTCCATCGATCATCAACGAATGGGTACAAATGTTCTTCCGGGGCAAGCAGAAATTCGATTTTCTCTTGAAACAAAAAATAGCGAGCATATTGATCAAATTCAACGTGTATTGATCGAATCTGGATACATGATCCGCCGACTAGACTAA
- a CDS encoding nitrous oxide reductase accessory protein NosL has translation MKKWIILLICALFFALAGCNNNQAQDKQEETKQAEKKQTEQNKEQSNEEDVFAKAAMAEPDENTVCVFCNMKVYPKEHELGKFTAKSVTENGDVLFFDDIGCLFNYKRDHGEAAKKYVRDYNTFEWIELQNATVVKADIKTPMNYGYAFFAKKEDAEKFASEQSKATIVSWEDVDQVAHERYMKKKQMMQNKNDGQGHGHGDNMQQDGHQDGNMNNDGHSHN, from the coding sequence ATGAAAAAATGGATCATACTGTTGATCTGTGCACTTTTCTTCGCTCTAGCAGGGTGCAACAACAATCAAGCGCAGGATAAACAAGAAGAAACAAAACAAGCAGAGAAAAAACAAACAGAACAAAACAAAGAACAATCAAATGAAGAAGATGTATTTGCGAAAGCAGCAATGGCTGAACCTGATGAAAACACTGTATGTGTATTTTGTAATATGAAAGTATATCCAAAGGAACACGAGCTTGGCAAATTCACAGCGAAATCTGTGACAGAAAACGGTGACGTCTTGTTTTTTGATGATATCGGATGTTTATTTAACTACAAACGCGATCACGGTGAAGCTGCAAAAAAATATGTACGCGATTACAACACATTCGAATGGATTGAATTACAAAATGCGACAGTAGTGAAAGCAGACATTAAAACACCGATGAACTACGGATATGCGTTTTTTGCAAAGAAAGAAGATGCTGAAAAATTTGCAAGCGAACAATCAAAGGCAACGATCGTATCTTGGGAAGATGTTGATCAAGTTGCTCATGAGCGTTATATGAAAAAGAAACAAATGATGCAAAATAAAAATGATGGACAAGGTCACGGTCATGGCGACAATATGCAACAAGATGGTCATCAAGATGGAAATATGAACAACGATGGACACAGCCATAATTAA